A region from the Malus domestica chromosome 07, GDT2T_hap1 genome encodes:
- the LOC103420747 gene encoding uncharacterized protein — MLTNQQAQFQATLQNQQPDLRRTMLEEIRQIRAEPRPSSTERTSSIPTFGSTPSTSSLSATPAPSLFLRVRSGSAPQLFQAQKLLQFHSSAHIYKQKHKLLHLRFTYSIPDITRRSLKGPGTRGIAFQSSRNTRPPSLCLSSSSSFFFQWQSWTIHGAHVVEPFVAIGLVQFE, encoded by the exons ATGTTGACAAATCAGCAAGCCCAGTTTCAGGCGACTCTGCAAAACCAACAACCTGACCTCCGACGAACGATGTTAGAGGAGATTCGTCAGATTCGAGCCGAACCGAGGCCGTCGTCGACTGAGAGAACATCATCAATCCCGACTTTTGGATCGACTCCCTCTACCTCCTCCTTGTCCGCGACTCCTGCTCCGTCTCTCTTCTTGCGAGTTCGCTCGGGTTCTGCTCCCCAGCTATTTCAAGCACAAAAACTTCTCCAGTTTCATTCGTCAGCTCATATATAC aaacaaaaacataaactccTTCATCTACGATTCACTTATTCCATTCCAG ATATTACTCGGAGAAGTTTGAAGGGCCCTGGGACAAGGGGGATTGCATTTCAGAGTAGCAGAAATACAAGGCCACCCTCTCTTTGC ttgtcatcttcttcttcgttcttTTTTCAATGGCAAAGCTGGACGATCCATGGAGCACATGTTGTTGAGCCTTTTGTTGCTATTGGTCTGGTCCAATTCGAATGA